One segment of Phaeacidiphilus oryzae TH49 DNA contains the following:
- a CDS encoding Mrp/NBP35 family ATP-binding protein, translating into MASDTQDVQGDGAATALEESVREALSTVQDPEIHRPITELGMVKSVEIAPDGAAKVAVYLTVSGCPMRETITQNVTTAVGRVSGISSVEVELDVMSAEQRQELSQMLRGGAAEREIPFAKPNSLTRVYAVASGKGGVGKSSVTVNLAAAMAADGLKVAVVDADIYGHSVPRMLGVEGRPTQVEDMIMPPSSHGVKVISIGMFTPGNAPVVWRGPMLHRALQQFLADVYWGDLDVLLLDLPPGTGDIAISVAQLIPGAEILLVTTPQQAAAEVAERAGTIALQTHQKIVGVIENMSGMPCPHCGEMVDVFGTGGGQTVADALTRATGATVPVLGNIPIDVRLREGGDDGTPVVLSDPGSPAGAALRDVAGKLGVRQRGLSGMSLGLTPRNKF; encoded by the coding sequence ATGGCTTCTGACACGCAGGACGTCCAGGGCGACGGCGCCGCGACGGCTCTCGAGGAGTCGGTGCGTGAGGCGCTGAGCACCGTCCAGGACCCGGAGATCCACCGGCCCATCACCGAACTGGGGATGGTGAAGTCGGTCGAGATCGCCCCCGACGGCGCGGCGAAGGTCGCGGTGTACCTCACCGTCTCCGGCTGTCCCATGCGGGAGACCATCACCCAGAACGTGACGACGGCCGTCGGGCGGGTCTCCGGGATCAGCTCGGTCGAGGTCGAGTTGGACGTGATGAGCGCCGAGCAGCGGCAGGAGCTCTCGCAGATGCTGCGGGGCGGGGCGGCGGAGCGGGAGATCCCGTTCGCCAAGCCCAACTCGCTGACCCGGGTGTACGCGGTGGCCTCCGGGAAGGGCGGCGTCGGGAAGTCCTCCGTGACGGTGAACCTGGCGGCGGCGATGGCCGCCGACGGGCTGAAGGTCGCGGTGGTGGACGCCGACATCTACGGTCACAGCGTGCCCCGGATGCTGGGTGTCGAGGGGCGGCCGACCCAGGTCGAGGACATGATCATGCCGCCGTCCTCGCACGGCGTGAAGGTCATCTCGATCGGGATGTTCACGCCCGGCAACGCGCCGGTGGTCTGGCGCGGGCCGATGCTCCACCGGGCGCTGCAGCAGTTCCTCGCGGACGTCTACTGGGGCGACCTGGACGTGCTGCTGCTGGACCTGCCGCCGGGGACCGGTGACATCGCGATCTCGGTCGCGCAGCTGATTCCGGGGGCGGAGATCCTGCTGGTGACGACGCCTCAGCAGGCGGCGGCGGAGGTCGCCGAGCGGGCCGGGACGATCGCGCTGCAGACCCACCAGAAGATCGTGGGCGTCATCGAGAACATGTCCGGGATGCCCTGTCCGCACTGCGGCGAGATGGTCGACGTGTTCGGCACGGGTGGCGGGCAGACCGTCGCGGACGCGCTGACCCGGGCCACCGGGGCGACGGTTCCGGTGCTGGGGAACATCCCCATCGACGTTCGGCTGCGGGAGGGCGGGGACGACGGGACTCCCGTCGTGCTGTCCGATCCCGGGTCGCCGGCGGGGGCGGCGCTGCGGGACGTCGCCGGGAAGCTGGGCGTTCGGCAGCGGGGGTTGTCCGGGATGTCGCTGGGGCTCACGCCGCGGAACAAGTTCTAG
- a CDS encoding magnesium and cobalt transport protein CorA: MSMIRDLRSAVRPSRRRDRREDRRGQDGHRSSAVVDCAVYRDGRRTGDRCTPREALRAVRENGARGGGRLGGEPGTGGDGAFVWIGLHEPTEEEFEGIAHRFGLHPLAVEDAVHAHQRPKSERYDDMVFTVFKTVRYIEHSELTPVSEVVDTGEIMVFTGIDFVITVRHGGHGSLRALRRALEQDEALLAKGPSAVLHAIADQVVDNYLTVCDALQTDVDEVEIDVFSQDRRKGSDAGRIYQLKREVLEFKRASAPLLRPMQLLSERPNRLIDPEVQKYFRDVADHLARVNEQVLSFDELLNSILQANLAQVTVVQNEDMRKITAWAAILAVPTMVTGVYGMNFTHMPELHWKYGYPLVLGLILGVCVAIYRGFKKNGWL, translated from the coding sequence TTGTCGATGATCCGTGATCTGCGTTCCGCCGTCCGTCCCAGCCGGCGGCGTGATCGCCGTGAGGACCGCCGCGGCCAGGACGGCCACCGCAGCAGTGCGGTGGTGGACTGCGCCGTCTACCGCGACGGCCGGCGCACCGGCGATCGGTGCACCCCGCGCGAAGCCCTGCGCGCGGTGCGCGAGAACGGCGCGCGCGGCGGCGGGCGCCTCGGCGGCGAGCCCGGCACCGGCGGGGACGGCGCCTTCGTCTGGATCGGCCTCCACGAGCCGACCGAGGAGGAGTTCGAGGGGATCGCCCACCGCTTCGGCCTCCACCCGCTGGCCGTGGAGGACGCCGTCCACGCCCACCAGCGGCCCAAGTCCGAGCGGTACGACGACATGGTCTTCACCGTCTTCAAGACGGTGCGGTACATCGAGCACAGCGAGCTGACGCCGGTCAGCGAGGTGGTCGACACCGGCGAGATCATGGTCTTCACCGGGATCGACTTCGTCATCACCGTGCGGCACGGCGGCCACGGTTCGCTGCGCGCCCTGCGGCGGGCGCTGGAGCAGGACGAGGCGCTGCTGGCCAAGGGCCCCTCGGCGGTCCTCCACGCGATCGCCGACCAGGTGGTGGACAACTACCTGACGGTCTGCGACGCGTTGCAGACGGACGTCGACGAGGTCGAGATCGACGTCTTCTCGCAGGACCGGCGGAAGGGGTCGGACGCCGGACGGATCTACCAGCTGAAGCGCGAGGTGCTGGAGTTCAAGCGGGCGTCGGCGCCACTGCTGCGGCCGATGCAGCTGCTCTCCGAGCGGCCGAACCGGCTGATCGACCCGGAGGTGCAGAAGTACTTCCGGGACGTCGCCGACCACCTCGCCCGGGTCAACGAGCAGGTGCTCTCCTTCGACGAGCTGCTCAACTCGATCCTGCAGGCCAACCTGGCGCAGGTGACGGTGGTGCAGAACGAGGACATGCGGAAGATCACCGCCTGGGCGGCGATCCTCGCCGTGCCGACCATGGTCACCGGCGTCTACGGGATGAACTTCACCCACATGCCCGAGCTCCACTGGAAGTACGGCTATCCGCTGGTGCTCGGGTTGATCCTGGGCGTCTGCGTCGCCATCTACCGGGGCTTCAAGAAGAACGGTTGGCTCTGA
- a CDS encoding magnesium transporter MgtE N-terminal domain-containing protein has translation MAGASSRIFISHLADAPVFDPNGDQVGRLRDVVVSLRPGGRPPRVLGFVVEVVSRRRIFMPITRVTTMEAGQVITTGTVNLRRFQQRPGETLVLGELLDRQVAFTGSGGYGEPGEEAVVLDVSMAKVRNREWDIDKVFVQRGKKPGRLRRGRGETLVVDWSGVSGFSLSEQDQGAANLLATFEKLRPADLANVLHHLSPKRRSEVAAALDDERLADVLEELPEDHQVEIIGELQDERAADVLEAMDPDDAADLLSELPPEESERLLQLMEPQEAEPVRRLLSYDENTAGGLMTSEPIVLSPDASVAEALARVREQDVKAALAAQVFVCRAPLETPTGMYLGTVHFQKLLREPPYTLVGSIVDDSLDPLGPETELPQVTSYLASYNLVAAPVVDELDHLLGVVTVDDVLDHLLPSDWRDSAGHHRGAEDAQNVQGAQEAYAEEGVIDGGS, from the coding sequence ATGGCCGGAGCATCGTCCCGGATCTTCATATCCCACCTTGCCGACGCGCCCGTGTTCGATCCGAATGGGGATCAGGTCGGGCGGCTGCGCGATGTGGTGGTGAGCCTGCGTCCCGGCGGGCGGCCGCCGCGTGTCCTGGGGTTCGTGGTGGAGGTCGTCAGCCGGCGGCGGATCTTCATGCCGATCACCCGGGTGACGACCATGGAGGCGGGGCAGGTCATCACGACCGGCACGGTCAACCTCCGCCGGTTCCAGCAGCGCCCCGGTGAGACGCTGGTGCTGGGCGAGCTGCTGGACCGCCAGGTCGCCTTCACCGGCTCCGGCGGCTACGGCGAGCCCGGTGAAGAGGCCGTCGTGCTGGACGTGTCGATGGCCAAGGTGCGGAACCGCGAGTGGGACATCGACAAGGTCTTCGTGCAGCGCGGCAAGAAGCCCGGCCGGCTGCGCCGCGGACGCGGCGAGACGCTGGTGGTGGACTGGTCGGGGGTCTCCGGCTTCTCGCTGAGCGAGCAGGACCAGGGCGCCGCCAACCTGCTGGCGACCTTCGAGAAGCTGCGCCCGGCGGACCTGGCGAACGTCCTCCACCATCTGTCGCCGAAGCGGCGGTCCGAGGTCGCGGCGGCGCTGGACGACGAGCGGCTGGCCGACGTGCTGGAGGAGCTGCCGGAGGACCACCAGGTCGAGATCATCGGCGAGCTGCAGGACGAGCGGGCCGCGGACGTCCTGGAGGCGATGGATCCGGACGACGCCGCCGACCTCCTCTCGGAGCTGCCCCCCGAGGAGTCGGAGCGGCTGCTCCAGCTGATGGAGCCTCAGGAGGCGGAGCCGGTACGCCGGCTGCTCAGCTACGACGAGAACACCGCCGGTGGCCTGATGACCAGCGAGCCGATCGTGCTCAGCCCGGACGCCAGCGTCGCGGAGGCGCTGGCGCGGGTGCGGGAGCAGGACGTCAAGGCGGCGCTCGCGGCGCAGGTCTTCGTCTGCCGGGCGCCGCTGGAGACCCCCACCGGGATGTACCTCGGCACCGTCCACTTCCAGAAGCTGCTGCGGGAGCCCCCGTACACCCTGGTCGGGTCGATCGTCGACGACTCGCTGGACCCGCTCGGGCCGGAGACCGAACTTCCGCAGGTCACCAGCTATCTGGCCTCGTACAACCTGGTGGCGGCCCCGGTGGTCGACGAGCTGGACCACCTGCTCGGCGTGGTGACCGTCGACGACGTGCTGGACCATCTCCTCCCCTCGGACTGGCGGGACTCGGCCGGGCACCACCGGGGGGCGGAGGACGCGCAGAACGTCCAGGGGGCGCAGGAGGCTTACGCGGAGGAGGGGGTGATCGACGGTGGGAGCTGA
- a CDS encoding sec-independent translocase, which translates to MFFDIGPFEMVALVVLAVVIFGPDKLPKVISEVMGFIRKVREFSDSAKADIRQELGPEFQDLDFSDLTPRGFVKKNLLDNPRIKTSGELQELRELRNGFDLDGIRDDVRTLTSAPSDGDAAPSSGGVDTATRDDSGSGPARRQDADERPPFDPDAT; encoded by the coding sequence GTGTTCTTCGACATAGGTCCATTCGAGATGGTGGCGCTCGTGGTCCTAGCTGTCGTCATCTTCGGGCCGGACAAGCTCCCCAAGGTCATCTCCGAGGTGATGGGGTTCATCCGCAAGGTGCGGGAGTTCTCCGACAGCGCCAAGGCGGACATCCGGCAGGAGCTGGGTCCGGAGTTCCAGGACCTGGACTTCTCCGACCTCACCCCGCGCGGCTTCGTCAAGAAGAACCTCCTCGACAACCCCAGGATCAAGACCTCGGGCGAGCTCCAGGAACTGCGCGAGCTGCGGAACGGCTTCGATCTGGACGGCATCCGCGACGACGTCCGCACCCTCACCTCCGCGCCCTCCGACGGGGACGCCGCACCCTCTTCCGGCGGTGTCGACACGGCCACCCGCGACGACTCCGGTTCGGGCCCGGCACGCCGCCAAGACGCCGACGAGCGCCCCCCGTTCGACCCCGACGCCACCTGA
- a CDS encoding PHP domain-containing protein has translation MRIDLHTHSNASDGTDSPGELVWNAAAAGLDVVALTDHDTVGGYAEAEAALGRLPEGRGLTLVRGAELSCRVEGVSIHMLAYLFDPEEPEFARERELVRNDRVRRAEAIVRRCRELGAPISWERVLEIAGDGSVGRPHVASALVEAGVVGSVDEAFTEEWLANGGRADVRKRETDPFEALRLVRGAGGVAVFAHPGAVKRGRTVSEETIGRLAAAGLAGLEVDHVDHDAETRGRLRGLAGELGLVATGSSDYHGTRKGVRLGDEVTTPEAFETLIAGATGATLLAG, from the coding sequence ATGCGCATTGATCTGCACACCCATTCGAACGCGTCGGACGGCACGGACTCCCCTGGCGAGCTGGTGTGGAACGCGGCCGCGGCCGGGCTGGACGTGGTCGCGCTGACCGACCACGACACGGTGGGCGGGTACGCGGAGGCGGAGGCGGCGCTCGGCCGGCTCCCCGAGGGGCGTGGGCTGACGCTGGTGCGGGGGGCCGAGCTGTCCTGCCGGGTGGAGGGGGTCAGCATCCACATGCTGGCGTACCTGTTCGACCCCGAGGAGCCGGAGTTCGCGCGGGAGCGGGAGCTGGTGCGGAACGACCGGGTGCGACGGGCCGAGGCGATCGTGCGCCGGTGCCGCGAGCTGGGAGCCCCGATCAGCTGGGAACGGGTCCTGGAGATCGCCGGGGACGGGTCCGTGGGGCGGCCGCATGTGGCCTCGGCGCTGGTGGAGGCGGGGGTCGTGGGGTCGGTGGACGAGGCCTTCACCGAGGAGTGGCTGGCCAACGGGGGGCGGGCGGACGTCAGGAAGCGGGAGACCGACCCGTTCGAGGCGCTGCGGCTGGTGCGGGGGGCGGGGGGCGTGGCGGTCTTCGCGCACCCGGGGGCGGTCAAGCGGGGGCGGACGGTCTCCGAGGAGACGATCGGGCGGCTGGCGGCGGCGGGGCTGGCGGGCCTGGAGGTCGACCATGTCGACCACGACGCGGAGACGCGGGGGCGACTGCGGGGGCTGGCTGGGGAGTTGGGACTGGTCGCCACCGGCTCCAGCGACTACCACGGCACGCGGAAGGGCGTCCGCCTCGGCGACGAGGTGACGACACCCGAGGCGTTCGAGACGCTGATCGCGGGGGCGACGGGGGCGACGCTGCTGGCGGGCTGA
- a CDS encoding DUF6758 family protein, which produces MRGEPSCPRCGGRVRAPGLFTDTWQCDAHGAVHPLQPVVPPSVEALGVAVARSQVPVWMPWPLPVGWLFTGIAHAGDDVSGARATAVACSGPGPLGGAGELVLIAEELGVGLGARYAGIDGPDPGPEITAKRAPQTKVMAAGRPTPLWHVPDAPDDRAVFVGEARGLWLWAVAWPEQAGVMMYDELVLTDLRDAGAELELLPCGALSPRILAQPWGAA; this is translated from the coding sequence ATGAGGGGCGAGCCCAGTTGCCCGAGGTGCGGGGGCCGTGTCCGCGCCCCCGGCCTCTTCACCGACACCTGGCAGTGCGACGCGCACGGCGCCGTCCACCCCCTGCAGCCGGTGGTGCCGCCCAGTGTGGAGGCGCTCGGGGTGGCCGTCGCCCGTTCCCAGGTACCCGTCTGGATGCCCTGGCCGCTGCCGGTGGGCTGGCTCTTCACCGGTATCGCCCACGCCGGTGACGACGTGTCAGGAGCACGGGCGACCGCGGTGGCCTGCTCGGGCCCGGGGCCGCTCGGCGGCGCCGGGGAGCTGGTGCTGATCGCCGAGGAGCTGGGCGTGGGACTCGGCGCCCGGTACGCGGGGATCGACGGGCCGGACCCCGGGCCGGAGATCACCGCCAAACGGGCCCCGCAGACCAAGGTGATGGCGGCGGGGCGGCCGACGCCGCTGTGGCATGTGCCGGACGCGCCGGACGACCGGGCGGTCTTCGTCGGCGAGGCCCGGGGGCTGTGGCTGTGGGCCGTCGCCTGGCCCGAGCAGGCCGGGGTGATGATGTACGACGAGCTGGTGCTGACGGACCTGCGGGACGCGGGCGCGGAGCTGGAGCTGCTGCCCTGCGGTGCGCTCTCACCGCGGATCCTCGCCCAGCCGTGGGGTGCGGCCTGA
- a CDS encoding DMT family transporter, with amino-acid sequence MPRPTVPAAGTPATPGANPGAAPEATAPAPSPHGTPRAVPPVDYLFLALAVSGVAASAPLISATAAPALAIAFWRNAMAAGVLGPIALLRRPHRTELRELLTGLLRNGRRDLLLCCLAGLFLAVHFGLWLPSLRMTSVAASTALCTTTPLWTTLFLRLRGHRAPALTWIGVCLAFGGVLVLTGFDLTVSARALTGDLMALAAGIAAAGYFLIGSRVRRTVSTTAYTTVCYSTTAVALLLTCLFSGQALAGYAASDWWKIVGLTVAAQFVGHTLSNRVVGSLGAPLVSTAILLETPLAAVIAGFWLGQIPSAAVYPAVAMVLAGLVLVIRANRSS; translated from the coding sequence GTGCCCCGCCCGACCGTCCCCGCCGCCGGCACCCCCGCCACCCCCGGCGCGAACCCCGGCGCCGCCCCCGAGGCGACCGCTCCCGCGCCCTCCCCGCACGGCACTCCCCGCGCCGTCCCCCCGGTCGACTACCTCTTCCTCGCCCTCGCGGTCAGCGGCGTCGCCGCCTCCGCCCCCCTGATCAGCGCGACCGCCGCACCCGCCCTGGCGATCGCCTTCTGGCGGAACGCCATGGCCGCCGGCGTCCTGGGTCCGATCGCCCTCCTCCGCCGCCCGCACCGCACGGAGCTCCGCGAGCTGCTCACCGGACTCCTCCGGAACGGCCGCCGCGACCTCCTGCTCTGCTGCCTGGCCGGCCTCTTCCTCGCGGTCCACTTCGGCCTCTGGCTGCCCAGCCTCCGGATGACCTCGGTCGCCGCGTCGACCGCGCTCTGCACGACGACCCCACTCTGGACGACCCTGTTCCTGCGGCTGCGCGGCCACCGCGCCCCCGCGCTCACCTGGATCGGCGTCTGCCTCGCCTTCGGCGGGGTCCTCGTCCTCACCGGCTTCGACCTGACCGTCTCGGCCCGGGCGCTCACCGGTGACCTGATGGCGTTGGCCGCCGGCATCGCCGCGGCCGGCTACTTCCTGATCGGCTCCCGCGTCCGGCGGACCGTCAGCACCACCGCGTACACCACGGTCTGCTACTCGACGACCGCCGTCGCCCTTCTCCTGACCTGCCTTTTCTCCGGTCAGGCGCTCGCCGGCTACGCGGCCTCCGACTGGTGGAAGATCGTCGGCCTGACCGTCGCCGCCCAGTTCGTCGGCCACACCCTCAGCAACCGGGTGGTCGGCAGCCTCGGCGCGCCCCTCGTCTCCACCGCGATCCTGCTGGAGACCCCGCTCGCCGCCGTGATCGCCGGATTCTGGCTCGGCCAGATCCCGTCCGCCGCCGTCTACCCGGCGGTGGCCATGGTGCTGGCCGGCCTCGTCCTGGTGATCAGAGCCAACCGTTCTTCTTGA
- a CDS encoding S1C family serine protease: MSPAARTVVGGVVITVLAGLLGGTVGAVVQGENQGGRVTLRPVASDSAGARRAPDSAAGIARAALPGVVYIRAAPAAASTPASSAPGAPTGPARPGGPGSRLRPADVGAGIVLDGHGRILTNDHVIAPDGKALAQLTVTFSTGQQHQARLIGRDPGSDLAVIQVSGVSGLRPLPLGDSDQVQVGDPVMAIGAPFGLEGTVTSGIVSARDRPIVSGPDAAAENDLDGDESAAGGAPTGTAAPTPAPGTTTDVSYLDTLQTDAPINPGNSGGPLLDAAGRVIGVDTTLRSGGDATADAPLDQGAQSGSVGLGFAIPMNQAAWVAEQLINNGRVRHAVLGVTLNTSYQSAGAAVALSSIAGRPAVSPGGAAARAGVRPGDVITAIAGEPVTDSDDLLVFVRAHHPGDSVPLTVRRGGRSLDLRARLTATTATDTGPDEG; encoded by the coding sequence TTGAGCCCCGCCGCCAGGACCGTTGTCGGCGGGGTGGTGATCACGGTGCTGGCCGGGCTGCTCGGCGGTACCGTCGGCGCCGTGGTGCAGGGCGAGAACCAGGGCGGCCGGGTCACCCTCCGCCCGGTCGCCTCGGACTCGGCCGGCGCGCGCCGGGCCCCCGACAGCGCGGCCGGAATCGCCCGGGCCGCCCTCCCCGGGGTCGTCTACATCCGGGCCGCCCCGGCTGCCGCCAGCACCCCCGCCTCCAGCGCTCCCGGCGCCCCGACCGGCCCGGCCCGGCCCGGCGGCCCCGGGAGCCGGCTCCGCCCCGCCGACGTGGGCGCGGGGATCGTCCTCGACGGCCACGGCCGGATCCTGACCAACGACCACGTCATCGCCCCCGACGGCAAGGCGCTCGCCCAGCTGACCGTCACCTTCTCCACCGGCCAGCAGCACCAGGCCCGGCTGATCGGCCGGGACCCCGGCTCCGACCTGGCCGTGATCCAGGTCTCCGGCGTCTCCGGGCTGCGCCCGCTGCCGCTCGGCGACTCCGACCAGGTGCAGGTGGGCGACCCGGTGATGGCCATCGGCGCGCCGTTCGGCCTGGAGGGCACGGTCACCTCCGGCATCGTCAGCGCCCGCGACCGCCCGATCGTCTCCGGCCCGGACGCCGCCGCCGAGAACGACCTCGACGGCGACGAGAGCGCCGCCGGCGGAGCGCCCACCGGCACCGCCGCTCCCACCCCGGCGCCGGGGACCACCACCGACGTCTCGTACCTGGACACCCTGCAGACCGACGCCCCGATCAACCCGGGCAACTCCGGCGGTCCGCTGCTCGACGCCGCGGGCCGAGTGATCGGCGTCGACACCACCCTCCGCTCGGGCGGCGACGCCACCGCCGACGCCCCGCTGGACCAGGGCGCGCAGTCCGGCAGCGTCGGCCTCGGCTTCGCCATCCCGATGAACCAAGCCGCCTGGGTGGCCGAGCAGTTGATCAACAACGGCCGCGTCCGGCATGCCGTCCTGGGTGTGACCCTCAACACGTCGTACCAGTCCGCCGGCGCCGCGGTCGCGCTCTCCTCCATCGCCGGGAGGCCGGCGGTCAGCCCGGGCGGCGCCGCCGCGCGGGCCGGCGTCCGGCCGGGCGACGTCATCACCGCGATCGCCGGGGAGCCGGTCACCGACTCCGACGACCTGCTGGTCTTCGTCCGGGCCCACCACCCCGGCGACTCCGTCCCGCTCACCGTCCGCCGCGGCGGACGCAGCCTCGACCTCCGGGCCCGCCTCACCGCCACGACCGCCACCGACACCGGCCCCGACGAGGGTTGA
- a CDS encoding suppressor of fused domain protein, with protein MSDNAPLAHGELDPRQIRAAVEARLITALGEPDGRAAVTFLGADRIEVLRFPAGPAARGESDVVRYATLGMSLAPMADPADPTPDPVRGPRAELLLSVRAGSGVKVDEILRPLAVFAAAPQVEGLVVAPGASLDAGSPLWSGTPFTAVLVAEPGGLVEDLELPAPADPVRFLPLLPMTPNEAAHKRVHGAAALQDRWLTHATDLRDPHRKQVPLTD; from the coding sequence ATGTCCGACAACGCACCACTCGCCCACGGGGAGCTCGACCCCCGACAGATCCGCGCCGCGGTCGAGGCCCGGCTGATCACCGCGCTGGGCGAGCCGGACGGCCGCGCCGCCGTGACCTTCCTCGGCGCGGACCGCATCGAGGTCCTGCGCTTCCCGGCCGGCCCGGCCGCGAGAGGCGAGTCGGACGTCGTCCGCTACGCCACCCTCGGCATGTCGCTGGCGCCGATGGCCGACCCCGCCGACCCCACCCCGGACCCGGTCCGCGGGCCGCGCGCCGAACTGCTGCTGAGCGTCCGCGCCGGATCCGGCGTGAAGGTCGACGAGATCCTCCGCCCGCTGGCCGTCTTCGCCGCCGCACCGCAGGTCGAGGGTCTTGTGGTGGCCCCCGGCGCCTCGCTCGACGCCGGCAGCCCGCTGTGGTCGGGGACCCCGTTCACCGCCGTCCTGGTCGCCGAGCCCGGCGGGCTGGTCGAGGACCTCGAACTCCCGGCCCCGGCCGACCCGGTGCGCTTCCTTCCGCTCCTCCCGATGACCCCCAACGAGGCCGCCCACAAACGCGTCCACGGCGCCGCCGCCCTCCAGGACCGCTGGCTCACCCACGCCACCGACCTCCGCGACCCCCACCGCAAACAGGTCCCCCTCACCGACTGA
- a CDS encoding DUF1003 domain-containing protein, with product MAAPGRTPPRADAVAARSRRDRLDQPQLRKQRMMRMPSLDPDAFGRLSERFARFMGTGRFIVWMTVVILVWVVWNVSVPAALRFDQYPFIFLTLALSLQASYAAPLILLAQNRQDDRDRVSMEQDRDRAARNIADTEFLVREVAALRQGLGEVATRDFLRSELQTLMKELEQRGELDGMAESGAALPQE from the coding sequence GTGGCCGCGCCCGGCCGGACGCCGCCGCGCGCGGACGCCGTGGCGGCGCGCTCCCGGCGGGACCGGCTGGACCAGCCGCAGCTGCGCAAGCAGCGGATGATGCGGATGCCCTCGCTCGACCCGGACGCCTTCGGCCGGCTCTCCGAGCGCTTCGCGCGGTTCATGGGCACGGGCCGGTTCATCGTCTGGATGACCGTGGTGATCCTGGTGTGGGTCGTCTGGAACGTGTCGGTGCCGGCGGCGCTGCGGTTCGACCAGTACCCGTTCATCTTCCTCACGCTGGCGCTCTCGCTGCAGGCCTCGTACGCCGCGCCGCTGATCCTGCTGGCGCAGAACAGACAGGACGACCGGGACCGGGTCAGCATGGAGCAGGACCGCGACCGCGCCGCGCGGAACATCGCGGACACCGAGTTCCTGGTGCGCGAGGTCGCCGCGCTGCGGCAGGGGCTCGGCGAGGTGGCGACCCGGGACTTCCTCCGGTCGGAGCTGCAGACCCTGATGAAGGAGCTGGAGCAGCGCGGGGAGTTGGACGGGATGGCGGAGTCGGGGGCGGCCCTCCCGCAGGAGTGA
- a CDS encoding anti-sigma factor family protein, which translates to MSEQPHLTPEPQPQPESGTGVESRTHARPTEAGASAAPSTRRSRLSVVRGAASRRPDRPEKAEHPEKADKAERAEKAERADKADRTAKPESASERIGSHKIIPLRSVGSAANPSGALAEPAPVPDDHHLGDRLAAFVDGELDHDSRERVQAHLATCPDCLAEAEDHRRMKDLLGGSAGPSPSDLFTSRLMSIAAGDPEDRDSGSPGAGADTEGLPGLGDGPATGGTGSGTGSSWSMFRQGGFGSGGLGRGSFGGSSLFGAGSFGGGALGADRPVPGVDPRAERGGRGGLRPLAASASAAPSAGATPPSPPSTAVEPAERALPHRGRRFVFVAAGAFSVAAVAITGALSSLGSTEGQSTIEEPYGNVSPVADARPGGGAEAGGLGGPAPVETAVVRSGLPLDVPAASASESATALPSALDDRR; encoded by the coding sequence GTGAGCGAACAGCCCCACCTCACTCCGGAGCCCCAACCCCAGCCTGAATCCGGCACCGGAGTGGAGTCCCGTACGCATGCCCGGCCGACCGAGGCCGGCGCCTCCGCCGCCCCGTCCACCCGGCGCAGCCGGCTCTCCGTGGTACGCGGCGCGGCCTCCCGCCGCCCGGATCGCCCGGAGAAGGCGGAGCACCCCGAGAAGGCGGACAAGGCCGAACGGGCCGAGAAGGCCGAACGGGCCGACAAGGCCGACCGCACGGCCAAGCCGGAGAGCGCTTCCGAGCGGATCGGCTCCCACAAGATCATCCCGCTGCGCAGCGTCGGCAGCGCCGCGAACCCGTCCGGCGCCCTCGCCGAGCCGGCCCCGGTCCCGGACGACCACCACCTCGGCGACCGCCTGGCCGCCTTCGTGGACGGCGAGTTGGACCACGACTCCCGCGAGCGCGTCCAGGCCCACCTGGCCACCTGCCCCGACTGCCTGGCCGAGGCGGAGGACCACCGCCGGATGAAGGACCTCCTCGGCGGCAGCGCCGGTCCTTCCCCCAGCGACCTCTTCACCTCCCGCCTGATGTCCATCGCCGCCGGCGACCCCGAAGATCGCGACTCCGGCTCCCCGGGCGCCGGCGCGGACACCGAGGGCCTCCCGGGCCTCGGCGACGGCCCCGCCACCGGCGGCACCGGCTCCGGTACGGGCAGCTCCTGGTCGATGTTCCGGCAGGGCGGCTTCGGCAGCGGCGGCCTCGGCCGCGGCAGCTTCGGCGGGTCGAGCCTCTTCGGCGCCGGCTCGTTCGGCGGCGGGGCGCTGGGCGCGGACCGCCCGGTGCCGGGCGTCGACCCGCGCGCCGAGCGCGGCGGCCGCGGCGGACTCCGCCCGCTCGCCGCCTCCGCCTCCGCGGCACCGTCCGCGGGAGCGACGCCCCCGTCCCCGCCCTCGACCGCGGTCGAGCCCGCCGAGCGGGCGCTGCCGCACCGCGGCCGCCGGTTCGTCTTCGTCGCCGCCGGGGCGTTCTCGGTGGCCGCGGTGGCCATCACCGGCGCGCTGAGCAGCCTCGGCTCCACCGAGGGCCAGAGCACGATCGAGGAACCGTACGGCAACGTCAGCCCGGTCGCCGACGCGCGCCCCGGTGGGGGAGCGGAGGCCGGCGGGCTGGGCGGCCCGGCGCCGGTGGAGACCGCCGTCGTGCGGAGCGGCCTGCCGCTCGACGTCCCCGCGGCGTCGGCGAGCGAGTCCGCCACCGCCCTCCCGTCCGCACTCGACGACCGGCGCTGA